From one Fibrobacter sp. genomic stretch:
- a CDS encoding DUF4416 family protein yields the protein MGAVKEPAKVKIIVGILAKDAASVESVRSTLRERFGEEDLNLEPFPFTFTNYYKEEIGDAPLRAFFSYEPLVDRTEIVDIKLWTNDLELEIAERAGTPGLRPVNLDPGYMTLGQFFLATTKDQRQRVYISRGIFVEPTLYFQDGHFHHFDWTYRDYQSEKYIAYLEQVRARLAYQMSTGKPYRLRTNP from the coding sequence ATGGGCGCTGTAAAAGAACCGGCCAAAGTCAAAATCATCGTTGGGATCCTGGCAAAGGACGCCGCTTCGGTAGAGTCCGTCCGCAGCACCCTCCGCGAGCGTTTTGGCGAAGAGGACCTGAACCTGGAACCCTTCCCCTTTACCTTTACCAACTACTACAAAGAAGAAATCGGCGACGCCCCCCTGCGGGCCTTCTTCAGCTACGAGCCCCTGGTGGATCGTACCGAAATCGTGGACATCAAACTCTGGACCAACGACCTGGAACTTGAAATCGCCGAGCGTGCGGGAACGCCGGGACTCCGGCCCGTGAACCTGGACCCGGGCTACATGACTCTCGGGCAGTTCTTCTTGGCCACCACCAAGGACCAGCGGCAGCGGGTTTATATCAGTCGCGGGATTTTCGTGGAGCCCACCCTTTACTTTCAGGACGGGCACTTCCACCATTTCGACTGGACCTACCGTGACTACCAGAGTGAAAAATACATCGCCTACCTGGAGCAGGTCCGCGCCCGCCTCGCCTACCAAATGAGCACCGGAAAACCATACCGCCTACGCACCAACCCCTAA
- a CDS encoding DMT family protein, protein MKAGIITIVLLIISNFFMTLAWYGNLKLKEMHISTDWPLILVILASWGIALIEYSFMIPANNIGSRINGGPFSLMQLKIIQEAISITVFTTLAVTLFRTETLQWNHIVAFVLVIGAVFFAFLK, encoded by the coding sequence ATGAAAGCCGGAATCATCACCATCGTCCTCCTCATCATCAGCAACTTCTTCATGACCCTTGCCTGGTACGGCAACCTCAAGCTGAAGGAGATGCACATCAGCACCGACTGGCCGCTGATTCTCGTGATTCTCGCCAGCTGGGGCATCGCCCTCATCGAATACTCCTTCATGATTCCCGCCAACAACATCGGAAGCCGCATCAATGGCGGGCCCTTCAGCCTCATGCAACTGAAAATCATCCAGGAGGCCATTTCCATCACGGTGTTCACCACCCTGGCTGTCACCCTGTTCCGCACCGAAACCCTCCAGTGGAACCACATCGTGGCCTTTGTGCTGGTCATCGGCGCCGTGTTCTTCGCATTCTTGAAATAG